In the genome of Desulfobaccales bacterium, one region contains:
- a CDS encoding AAA family ATPase yields the protein MNCPDCQSPIEETQKFCRTCGAKLRLNCSGCGSPLRPSDRFCAECGLALETGKKAARKREKITSERKYITVLFADISGYTTLSERLDPEEVKDLVALIIGEIAKVVIKYTGHIEKFAGDQVMALFGAPLAHEDDPVRAVKTASEIHEVVRGISPQVQETIGQPLAVHIGINTGLAVTGKFDFMKSTHQIAGDTVNVASRLCTLAKSGETLVGHTTYNQAEGFFSFDPLELVQVKGKTKPVQAYRLLSPKELPSKTRHLAGHRSALIGRQKEMAVLAQAMAKLREGQGSVIAICGEAGTGKSRLLEEFQATLDLKKIRWLEGHAYAYTQNISYYPLINLIKRELAIEKGDTPGRVAAKLEARLQELGLQEDVAPYIGGLLSLDYPEVVGMSPEFWKSRLHRAIVSTLQAQAKQAPLVVCFEDLQWADSTFLNFLRLLVRESAPAVFLCTYRPPFKIFNEEEISKMGESYREIQLQDLTTAEIEAMLASILQTAAVPEDLQRFVQEKVGTNPFYLEEMVNSLIESGIMHFDDGAWRLTGSLDKADIPSTIHAIISGRIDRLDEAAKHLLQEASVIGRTVPYEALKNITRHADSLDELLERLEALDLLRRTSQLEPKYVFKHALIQDVVYNSLLKKDRQAMHRRIGLRIEQVMGDRLPEFYETLAFHFRHSELSQKAVHYLRESGRKSLKKYAVQESHQYYQRAFQILGKILGDSEEEKWLLIDFLNEWAQIFYYRADFKGFTKLFLEHQEMAESLSDKALLGIFYGWLCITLFCAGKVKESYKYGIKALELGQETGSNTAIGLAYANLTWCCCELKLLDQGIHYGEEVLTKDSDLEPMAYFSSLGGLGMIRLFQGDSQKNLEIGRILREFGESHSDLRSTVVGCICTSYAHYTAGDFPQAVEWGQKAVELSNDPIFNVWPKMVLATYAVQTDQFQEADEILREIIPFCRHLGMDYVLTHAQALHGVVLIATGRFSQGLKIIKAMLEVLTDQGRLFTRYLLEVSLAEIYFQMATSARRLGLWATVKNLGFILKELPFVKRKAQACLTQVIQVGKEVGAKGFVQGHAWLNLGLLHHQNGRQELAKECLGEAQGILAQCNSAMSSQQIQQALAAMR from the coding sequence ATGAATTGCCCGGACTGCCAGAGCCCCATTGAGGAGACCCAGAAATTTTGCCGGACCTGCGGGGCTAAACTGCGCCTGAATTGTTCCGGCTGTGGGAGCCCTCTCCGCCCGAGTGACAGATTCTGTGCTGAATGCGGGCTTGCCCTTGAGACCGGCAAAAAGGCGGCGAGGAAAAGAGAGAAGATCACCAGCGAACGCAAATATATTACGGTGCTCTTCGCCGACATCTCGGGCTATACCACCTTGTCGGAACGCCTGGACCCCGAGGAAGTCAAAGACCTGGTTGCTCTTATAATCGGCGAGATTGCCAAGGTGGTAATCAAGTACACAGGTCACATCGAGAAGTTCGCCGGGGATCAAGTGATGGCTCTCTTTGGGGCGCCCCTGGCCCACGAAGACGATCCGGTGCGGGCGGTCAAAACCGCCAGCGAGATTCACGAAGTGGTGCGAGGCATCAGCCCGCAAGTCCAGGAAACCATCGGACAGCCCCTGGCGGTGCATATCGGCATCAATACCGGTCTTGCGGTAACGGGCAAATTTGACTTCATGAAGTCGACGCACCAGATTGCCGGGGATACCGTCAACGTCGCCTCCCGTTTATGCACCCTGGCCAAATCAGGCGAAACCTTGGTCGGCCACACCACCTATAATCAGGCGGAAGGCTTTTTCTCTTTCGATCCCCTGGAACTGGTCCAGGTGAAAGGCAAGACCAAGCCGGTCCAGGCCTACAGGCTCCTGTCGCCCAAAGAATTGCCCAGCAAAACGCGGCATCTAGCCGGACACCGGTCGGCCCTGATCGGGCGCCAAAAGGAAATGGCGGTCCTGGCCCAGGCGATGGCCAAGCTCCGGGAGGGCCAGGGCTCCGTGATCGCCATTTGTGGTGAGGCGGGAACCGGAAAGAGCCGGCTCCTTGAGGAATTCCAGGCTACTCTGGACTTAAAGAAAATCAGGTGGCTGGAAGGGCATGCCTATGCCTATACCCAGAACATTTCTTATTATCCCCTCATCAATCTGATAAAGCGCGAGTTGGCCATAGAAAAAGGCGACACTCCCGGCCGGGTGGCGGCCAAACTTGAAGCCCGCCTGCAAGAACTCGGTTTGCAGGAAGATGTGGCGCCATACATCGGCGGCCTCCTGTCCCTCGATTATCCCGAAGTGGTAGGAATGAGCCCCGAATTTTGGAAGTCCCGCCTCCATCGGGCGATCGTTTCTACCTTGCAGGCTCAGGCTAAACAGGCCCCGCTGGTCGTCTGTTTTGAAGACCTGCAGTGGGCGGACTCCACCTTTCTAAATTTTCTTCGCCTCCTGGTCAGAGAATCTGCGCCCGCAGTTTTCCTTTGTACGTATCGGCCTCCCTTCAAGATTTTCAATGAAGAGGAGATCAGTAAGATGGGGGAGTCGTATCGGGAAATCCAACTCCAGGACCTCACTACGGCTGAGATTGAAGCAATGCTGGCCTCCATACTGCAAACCGCTGCCGTCCCGGAAGACCTACAGCGCTTTGTCCAGGAGAAGGTGGGGACCAATCCTTTTTATCTGGAAGAAATGGTCAATTCCTTGATCGAATCCGGAATTATGCATTTCGATGACGGCGCTTGGCGACTTACCGGAAGCCTGGACAAAGCCGATATTCCTTCGACCATCCACGCGATCATTTCGGGTAGAATTGACCGGTTGGACGAAGCGGCCAAACATCTGCTCCAGGAAGCTTCGGTCATTGGCAGAACGGTCCCTTATGAGGCTCTCAAGAACATTACCCGACATGCCGATAGCCTCGATGAACTTTTAGAAAGATTGGAAGCTCTCGACTTGCTACGGAGAACTTCTCAATTAGAACCAAAATATGTTTTTAAGCACGCTTTGATCCAGGATGTGGTTTATAACAGCCTGCTCAAAAAAGATCGGCAGGCCATGCATCGGCGCATCGGCTTACGGATCGAGCAGGTGATGGGCGATAGGCTTCCGGAATTCTATGAAACTCTGGCTTTCCATTTCCGGCATAGTGAACTCTCCCAAAAAGCTGTGCATTATTTAAGAGAGTCAGGCAGGAAAAGCCTGAAGAAATATGCAGTTCAAGAGTCCCATCAATATTACCAAAGAGCCTTCCAGATTCTAGGAAAAATCCTGGGTGACTCTGAGGAAGAAAAATGGCTGCTTATCGACTTTCTCAACGAGTGGGCCCAGATATTTTATTACCGTGCGGATTTCAAAGGTTTCACCAAACTATTCCTTGAACACCAGGAAATGGCCGAGTCCCTCTCTGATAAGGCGCTTCTGGGAATCTTTTATGGCTGGCTCTGTATTACCCTGTTCTGTGCCGGTAAGGTGAAAGAATCATACAAGTACGGTATCAAGGCCTTGGAATTGGGCCAGGAGACCGGGAGTAATACCGCCATTGGCCTGGCTTACGCCAATCTCACCTGGTGCTGCTGCGAACTGAAATTGCTGGACCAGGGCATTCACTATGGCGAGGAGGTTCTGACCAAGGATAGCGATTTGGAACCCATGGCCTATTTTTCCTCCCTCGGTGGCTTGGGAATGATCCGCCTGTTTCAGGGGGATAGCCAAAAAAACCTTGAGATCGGCAGAATTCTTCGGGAATTCGGCGAAAGCCACTCAGATCTGCGCAGCACCGTTGTGGGCTGCATATGCACGAGCTACGCCCATTACACGGCCGGGGATTTTCCCCAGGCGGTGGAATGGGGCCAAAAGGCGGTTGAGCTTTCCAATGATCCGATATTTAATGTGTGGCCTAAGATGGTCCTCGCCACTTACGCCGTCCAAACCGATCAATTCCAGGAAGCGGATGAGATCCTCCGGGAGATCATCCCATTCTGCCGGCATCTTGGCATGGACTACGTCCTAACCCATGCCCAGGCATTACACGGGGTGGTGCTGATCGCCACAGGCCGATTTTCCCAGGGACTGAAAATAATCAAAGCAATGCTTGAGGTACTCACGGATCAAGGAAGATTATTCACTCGCTATCTCTTGGAAGTCAGTTTGGCCGAGATTTATTTCCAGATGGCGACCAGTGCCCGGCGCCTCGGGCTTTGGGCCACCGTCAAAAACTTGGGGTTTATTCTGAAAGAGTTACCTTTTGTTAAACGCAAGGCGCAAGCTTGCTTGACCCAGGTCATCCAGGTCGGCAAGGAGGTGGGGGCCAAGGGGTTTGTGCAAGGTCATGCCTGGCTCAATCTGGGACTCCTACACCACCAAAACGGCAGGCAGGAGCTGGCTAAGGAATGCCTGGGTGAAGCTCAAGGGATCTTGGCCCAGTGCAACTCAGCAATGAGTTCCCAACAGATTCAGCAGGCCTTGGCAGCCATGCGTTAA
- a CDS encoding nucleotide sugar dehydrogenase, whose amino-acid sequence MDLLTKIKNKQALIGIIGLGYVGLPLVLRFGAVGFKVLGFDTDAKKVELLNRGESYIKHIPSSQLAALLHPQEGAGRFSATHDLGRLGEPDVLIICVPTPLTTKREPDLQYVENTTRQIAASLRPGQLVSLESTTYPGTTIELLLPILNARVQVGKDFYLVFSPEREDPGNPHFQVNTIPKVVGGVTPACLEHGVALYGQVIERVIPVSSTQVAEMSKLLENIYRSVNIALVNELKMLCLRMGIDIFEVIEASKTKPFGFQAFYPGPGLGGHCIPIDPFYLTWKAREYDFSTRFIELAGDINTDMPYFVVDRVAKALSDQFKPLNGAKILVLGIAYKKDVDDKRESPALKIMDLLTREGAEVSYNDPHIPQCSGLRHYPLFNMKSIPLDETVLQEADLVLLITDHSAYDYAWIASQAPLIVDTRNAFQGLPGGHIYPA is encoded by the coding sequence ATGGATTTACTTACTAAGATCAAAAACAAACAGGCATTAATAGGGATTATTGGTTTAGGCTATGTGGGGCTTCCCCTGGTGCTGCGCTTTGGTGCGGTGGGCTTTAAGGTCCTGGGCTTTGATACGGATGCCAAAAAAGTGGAGCTCTTAAACCGCGGCGAATCCTATATCAAACATATACCATCCTCCCAGTTGGCGGCGCTGCTTCATCCCCAAGAGGGCGCTGGGCGGTTTTCCGCCACGCATGACCTGGGTCGCCTTGGTGAACCGGATGTCCTGATTATTTGCGTGCCCACGCCGCTCACTACCAAACGAGAGCCGGACCTCCAATACGTAGAGAACACCACGCGCCAAATTGCCGCCAGCCTGCGCCCCGGCCAGTTGGTCTCCCTGGAATCCACTACTTACCCCGGCACCACGATAGAATTGCTTTTACCCATCCTCAACGCACGGGTCCAGGTCGGGAAAGATTTTTATCTCGTCTTTTCTCCCGAACGGGAAGATCCGGGTAACCCCCACTTTCAGGTGAACACCATTCCCAAGGTGGTGGGGGGGGTGACCCCCGCATGCCTGGAGCATGGAGTGGCGCTTTATGGCCAAGTGATCGAACGCGTGATTCCGGTATCGTCCACCCAGGTGGCCGAAATGAGCAAGCTCCTGGAAAACATCTACCGGTCGGTAAATATCGCTCTGGTCAATGAACTTAAAATGCTGTGCCTGCGCATGGGCATTGATATCTTTGAAGTCATCGAAGCCTCCAAGACGAAGCCCTTCGGATTTCAGGCCTTTTATCCCGGGCCCGGCCTGGGGGGCCATTGCATCCCCATCGACCCTTTTTATCTGACCTGGAAGGCCCGGGAATACGATTTCTCCACCCGTTTTATCGAACTGGCCGGCGATATCAACACTGATATGCCCTACTTCGTGGTGGATCGGGTGGCCAAGGCCTTGAGTGATCAATTCAAACCCCTGAATGGCGCCAAAATTCTGGTTTTGGGGATCGCCTACAAGAAAGATGTAGATGATAAGCGTGAGTCTCCGGCCCTCAAAATCATGGATCTTCTTACCCGGGAGGGGGCGGAAGTCAGCTATAATGACCCCCATATCCCACAATGCTCCGGGTTGCGGCATTACCCTCTTTTCAATATGAAGTCCATTCCCCTGGATGAAACCGTCCTGCAGGAGGCGGACCTGGTGTTACTTATCACGGACCATTCCGCCTATGATTATGCCTGGATTGCCTCCCAAGCCCCTCTCATTGTCGATACCCGTAACGCCTTCCAGGGGCTGCCGGGAGGGCATATTTACCCTGCCTGA
- a CDS encoding outer membrane protein transport protein, which translates to MGSKSRWCILVAGLGWLLVGTGQGFGSGFALYEAGARSSSLAGAVVARADDLSAIFYNPAGLVQLPKIQIMCGFTTFIPRVEIVTHLGPVATPNLMQSRVSFAPHFFASYQVGERVWLGLGLNSPFGLGIQYNANWPGSANLIKATIQTLNLNPTIAVKVTDYLAVGAGLDIMYFSLNLKRVLPLPLLGPQALDLQGGSWGLGFNLGLLLKPLDYLSVGVSYRSQVRQQVNGKARFRPLNTFDGDASGSIILPDMVFAGIMVQPLKQLSVEGGIIWTHWDLFKRLDIKFSNALGTLSEPKEWHNTWRGQLGVEYKALTWLDLRAGYAFENEPMPDRFADYLVPSTDRRHNFSCGTGFHWRAMTLDLAYTMVLMMDRPVDNSRATGVLPSDFQGRLSHVVVMSVGYKF; encoded by the coding sequence ATGGGGAGCAAGAGCAGGTGGTGCATCCTGGTGGCGGGCCTGGGATGGTTATTGGTGGGAACCGGACAAGGGTTTGGTTCGGGGTTTGCCCTTTATGAGGCCGGCGCCCGCAGTAGCTCACTGGCAGGTGCCGTGGTCGCCCGAGCCGATGACCTTTCCGCTATTTTCTACAACCCTGCGGGCCTTGTCCAACTTCCGAAAATTCAGATAATGTGCGGTTTCACCACCTTCATCCCCCGGGTTGAAATCGTCACTCATCTTGGCCCCGTGGCCACGCCCAACCTGATGCAAAGCCGCGTGTCTTTCGCACCGCATTTTTTTGCTTCCTACCAGGTTGGCGAACGGGTGTGGTTGGGGTTGGGTCTGAACTCCCCCTTCGGCCTGGGGATCCAATATAACGCCAACTGGCCCGGAAGCGCTAACCTCATCAAGGCAACCATCCAAACCCTGAACCTCAATCCAACCATAGCAGTGAAAGTGACTGATTACCTTGCCGTGGGTGCGGGCCTGGACATTATGTATTTTTCTTTGAATCTGAAACGAGTCCTCCCACTACCCCTCCTGGGTCCCCAAGCTCTTGACTTGCAGGGAGGCAGTTGGGGTCTCGGATTTAATCTCGGCCTGCTGCTCAAACCGCTGGATTATCTCTCTGTCGGCGTCTCTTATCGCAGCCAGGTGAGGCAGCAAGTAAACGGCAAGGCGCGTTTCCGTCCCTTAAACACCTTCGACGGTGACGCCAGCGGCAGCATCATCCTGCCAGACATGGTTTTTGCCGGAATTATGGTTCAGCCTCTGAAACAATTATCGGTGGAAGGCGGAATCATCTGGACTCACTGGGATTTGTTTAAACGGTTAGACATCAAATTTAGCAATGCTCTCGGCACGTTATCCGAACCGAAAGAATGGCATAATACCTGGCGGGGCCAATTGGGCGTGGAATATAAGGCCCTTACGTGGTTGGATCTAAGGGCCGGCTATGCCTTTGAGAACGAGCCCATGCCGGATAGATTCGCCGATTACCTCGTGCCCTCCACCGACCGGCGTCATAATTTTTCCTGCGGCACCGGATTCCATTGGCGCGCCATGACCTTGGACCTGGCCTATACCATGGTCCTCATGATGGACCGCCCCGTTGACAACTCCCGGGCCACCGGGGTGCTGCCCTCGGACTTTCAGGGCAGGCTGTCGCACGTGGTTGTCATGAGTGTGGGGTATAAGTTCTAG
- a CDS encoding DUF362 domain-containing protein, giving the protein MSSLQGLGLKFDETMSGWIGIGAKEYVEGRVSGQQQNTPLHFDAQIIIEDLDPFMQLGDHRARLEGTVSFDALGGTFPMEDGFFKLFSVDPGTGIRQMIYAFRFTAKNRKKYYLRGEKWLKDDPGFDLVEDITTLFTTIYDGPDEHAPLYGSGQLYFALNDAPALINSMEVTGVKWWEFYKWHKKAQGKLAFLDFAWGEIRKTYLSDVNPLYETDYENLILSGQVVQDGAEKEFFLVSGKHDKGFPWGDDEIFWDVLLVIGHQAGGYQKYCITDRVLSGMQLNVKDGSYRYQGPIFALPQGYATRFSHMRAKDASLTECQADFTINFTAKSYEVTPFPFPIANNVLAQIATGLKWVIQGILPSEYLLGIFITPHTVTVNSGALTINQGGQTTEYLLVPEKTFGEAERSTFKNIRQPTMLYGYICAVRPLDHLARVQIQSNSLRTARQRLVKDQVDALLGALISRVASKEMLMAGGTLSVQDLGPKDAPSGNGAPLFIKLGTPLLEVNNDHFPTAVFQRRIILVQDPSGETCLAMEEDMDLMRVEAENSTKKVTVAAIKHPNKINALDSVLETTGFLDLVNAAWQGSGKSKAEFAIVIKPNFMFSYNKSDHTTFTDPELVAHLVQMLRTSGGFDNLTVVEAQSTYGQYFNNRRVLEVAEYLGYAIDGSAGYKLVDLTEDRFEEQNLGSYLGRHPVPLTWKDADFRISFAKNKTHAYAYYSLNLKNIYGALPLADKFSEYHTGRDIYHTTMEYLRAFPVHYGLIDAHLSADGPFGVFADPEPNVTETIVGGENLVAVDWVGATKMGLDPKISQYMELAVKAFGKPEINLVGDRNPYRPWLNVPVVLSLFTHYGLDANDYFGNLIYMAGAYMDESHFTHKSKSAFMQAARAALKPLQEAIFLQAGGERTLANKLVSKFFTWLGSH; this is encoded by the coding sequence ATGAGCAGCTTACAAGGTCTTGGCTTGAAATTCGACGAAACTATGTCAGGTTGGATCGGCATCGGCGCCAAGGAATATGTGGAGGGCAGGGTTTCCGGTCAACAACAAAACACTCCCTTACACTTTGACGCGCAGATCATCATTGAGGATTTGGATCCTTTCATGCAACTCGGCGACCATCGAGCCCGCCTGGAAGGTACGGTTTCCTTCGACGCCCTCGGCGGTACGTTCCCCATGGAAGACGGTTTCTTTAAATTGTTTTCCGTCGATCCAGGCACCGGTATTCGTCAAATGATCTATGCCTTTCGGTTTACGGCCAAAAACCGCAAGAAATATTACCTGCGGGGGGAAAAGTGGCTCAAGGATGACCCGGGCTTCGACCTGGTCGAAGATATAACCACCCTCTTTACCACTATCTACGACGGCCCTGATGAACATGCGCCCCTCTATGGTTCCGGGCAGCTCTACTTTGCTCTCAATGATGCCCCCGCTCTCATTAATTCAATGGAGGTGACCGGGGTTAAGTGGTGGGAGTTTTACAAGTGGCACAAAAAGGCCCAAGGCAAGCTTGCCTTCTTGGATTTCGCCTGGGGAGAGATCAGAAAGACCTATCTCAGCGACGTTAATCCCCTCTATGAAACCGATTATGAGAACCTGATCCTTTCCGGCCAGGTGGTGCAAGACGGCGCGGAAAAAGAATTTTTTCTGGTCTCCGGCAAACATGATAAGGGCTTCCCTTGGGGAGACGACGAAATCTTTTGGGATGTCCTCCTGGTCATTGGGCACCAGGCCGGCGGTTACCAGAAATACTGCATTACCGATAGGGTGTTGTCAGGGATGCAACTTAACGTCAAAGATGGCAGCTACCGCTATCAAGGACCCATCTTTGCACTGCCCCAGGGCTATGCGACCCGATTCTCCCATATGCGCGCTAAAGATGCATCGCTCACTGAATGTCAGGCGGACTTCACAATCAACTTTACGGCCAAATCTTATGAGGTCACTCCCTTTCCCTTTCCCATTGCCAACAATGTCTTGGCCCAGATCGCTACAGGCTTGAAATGGGTGATCCAGGGTATCTTGCCGTCGGAGTACTTGCTGGGGATATTCATTACCCCCCATACGGTCACGGTAAATTCCGGCGCCTTGACGATCAATCAAGGGGGCCAGACAACCGAATACCTTCTGGTGCCGGAGAAAACTTTTGGCGAGGCCGAAAGATCCACGTTCAAAAACATCAGACAACCCACGATGCTGTATGGCTACATCTGTGCAGTCCGGCCGCTGGACCACTTGGCCCGGGTCCAGATCCAATCAAATTCTCTGCGCACCGCTCGCCAAAGGCTGGTGAAAGACCAGGTGGATGCCCTCCTGGGCGCTCTTATTTCACGTGTCGCCTCCAAAGAGATGCTTATGGCCGGCGGCACTTTAAGTGTCCAGGATCTTGGCCCCAAAGATGCCCCCTCAGGGAACGGCGCCCCTCTTTTTATCAAACTTGGGACGCCTCTCTTGGAAGTCAACAACGACCATTTCCCTACCGCTGTTTTTCAGAGGCGCATTATCCTGGTGCAGGATCCTTCAGGCGAGACGTGCCTGGCCATGGAAGAAGACATGGATTTGATGCGGGTGGAAGCGGAAAACTCCACCAAAAAAGTTACCGTGGCTGCAATAAAGCATCCGAATAAAATAAATGCGCTGGATTCAGTCCTTGAAACTACCGGTTTTCTTGATTTGGTAAACGCTGCCTGGCAGGGCTCGGGAAAATCCAAAGCTGAATTTGCCATCGTGATCAAGCCAAACTTTATGTTCTCCTACAACAAGAGTGATCACACGACCTTTACTGATCCGGAGTTGGTGGCTCATTTGGTGCAGATGTTGAGAACCTCAGGCGGCTTTGACAACCTGACCGTGGTCGAGGCCCAAAGCACCTATGGCCAGTATTTTAACAATCGCAGGGTCCTGGAGGTCGCCGAATATCTCGGCTACGCCATTGATGGCAGCGCGGGCTACAAGCTGGTTGACCTTACCGAGGATCGCTTTGAGGAGCAAAATTTAGGGAGCTATCTGGGCCGCCATCCAGTCCCGCTGACCTGGAAGGATGCCGATTTCCGGATCTCTTTTGCCAAGAATAAGACGCACGCCTATGCTTATTACAGCCTCAACCTCAAGAACATCTATGGCGCGCTGCCCCTGGCCGACAAGTTCTCGGAGTATCACACCGGCAGAGACATCTATCACACGACGATGGAATATCTTCGGGCCTTCCCGGTGCATTACGGACTTATCGACGCCCATCTGAGCGCCGATGGTCCCTTTGGGGTTTTCGCCGACCCTGAACCGAATGTTACGGAAACGATCGTTGGCGGTGAAAATCTGGTTGCCGTGGATTGGGTGGGAGCGACCAAGATGGGCCTTGATCCGAAAATCAGCCAGTACATGGAACTGGCGGTGAAAGCTTTCGGAAAACCTGAAATCAACCTGGTGGGGGATCGGAATCCTTACCGCCCCTGGCTCAATGTGCCTGTGGTCTTGAGCCTTTTCACTCATTATGGACTGGATGCGAATGACTATTTCGGCAACCTGATATACATGGCGGGGGCTTATATGGACGAAAGCCATTTCACCCACAAATCCAAATCTGCATTCATGCAGGCGGCCCGAGCGGCGCTCAAGCCTTTGCAGGAAGCCATTTTCTTGCAAGCGGGTGGTGAACGAACCTTAGCCAATAAGCTGGTGAGCAAGTTTTTCACCTGGCTCGGAAGCCATTGA
- a CDS encoding bi-domain-containing oxidoreductase, producing the protein MKQIIQSYKNGKITLEDLPAPACKSGGVLVRNAASLISVGTEKLMIEMGQKSLLGKARARPDLVRQALAKAKKEGFLSVYKEALNRLDEPIPLGYSAAGIVQEVGHGVQGFKPGDRVAVAGAGYASHAEMVWIPENLCVPIPAGVEFEDAAFVMLGGIALHGVREAALTLGETAVVVGLGLLGLLSVQFLKAQGCRVIGIDLDRQKCKLAGNLGADLTLIPGQHDVEEAVANLTRGFGADAVIITAASKDNRPLLLAEAVARERARLVLVGVADLTLTRKTFWTKELRFSVSKASGPGSIAPLYEAKGFDYPIAYVRWTERRNLEAFLDLIAQGHMRVQPLITHRFPIQDALKAYELILENREPYIGVILSYPQSELATAQEATTGRKVWLKTAPTTSGAAPAQGLGLIGGGMFTKNILLPALTKISGVSRRGVATTTGVSARHIANKFGFGYATTDYQELLRDETIGRVMITTRHNLHGRLVAEALAAGKDVFVEKPLCLTEDELADIEAIYDPSRFLMVGFNRRFAPLAQEVKSFLKGRVTPLVMIYRVNAGYIPNESWVHDPEVGGGRIHGEVCHFLDFLLYMADSEPVQVHATAISGSLGKYRPDDNLSLTLTLKDGSVGTVIYTAKGSKSFSRERFEVFCEDSVGIIEDFRRGQLIQGGRTRQLKKFSRDMGYQAEMEVFLRGAPASAHYQQWFNSYLASTRLTLKAVEALRTGETVKL; encoded by the coding sequence GTACTGAAAAGCTCATGATTGAAATGGGCCAGAAAAGCCTCCTGGGTAAGGCCCGGGCCCGGCCGGACCTGGTGCGCCAGGCCTTGGCCAAAGCCAAAAAGGAAGGTTTTTTAAGCGTTTATAAAGAAGCGCTCAATCGCCTCGATGAGCCGATTCCCTTGGGATACAGTGCCGCGGGTATTGTTCAGGAAGTTGGGCATGGCGTTCAGGGTTTTAAACCGGGCGACCGCGTGGCGGTGGCCGGGGCCGGGTATGCTTCCCATGCCGAGATGGTCTGGATTCCCGAAAACCTCTGCGTGCCCATCCCCGCGGGGGTGGAGTTTGAAGACGCGGCCTTTGTCATGTTGGGCGGGATTGCGCTGCATGGTGTCCGGGAAGCGGCCCTGACTTTGGGCGAGACCGCGGTGGTAGTGGGCTTGGGGCTTTTGGGCTTGCTCAGCGTCCAATTCTTGAAGGCTCAAGGGTGCCGCGTCATCGGTATCGATCTGGACCGCCAAAAATGCAAGTTGGCCGGAAACCTGGGGGCCGACTTGACCTTGATTCCCGGCCAGCATGACGTCGAGGAGGCGGTGGCCAATCTCACCCGGGGCTTTGGCGCCGATGCGGTCATCATCACCGCGGCCAGCAAAGACAATCGGCCACTTCTCCTGGCTGAGGCCGTGGCCCGGGAGCGGGCCCGGCTGGTCCTCGTAGGGGTGGCGGACTTGACCTTAACCCGGAAAACCTTTTGGACCAAAGAATTGCGGTTTTCGGTGTCCAAAGCCTCGGGCCCGGGCAGTATCGCACCCCTTTACGAAGCTAAAGGCTTCGACTACCCAATAGCCTATGTCCGATGGACTGAGCGCCGCAACCTGGAGGCCTTTCTCGATTTAATCGCCCAGGGCCACATGCGGGTCCAACCCCTTATCACCCATCGCTTTCCCATCCAGGATGCGCTAAAGGCCTATGAGCTGATCTTGGAAAATCGCGAGCCCTATATCGGCGTGATTTTATCGTATCCCCAAAGCGAGTTGGCAACCGCCCAGGAGGCCACTACAGGGCGCAAGGTTTGGCTTAAAACCGCCCCAACCACTTCCGGGGCCGCCCCAGCCCAGGGGCTTGGCTTGATTGGCGGCGGCATGTTCACCAAAAACATTCTGCTGCCAGCCCTGACCAAGATCTCCGGCGTATCCCGGCGGGGAGTAGCAACGACCACCGGCGTCTCGGCTCGCCATATTGCCAATAAATTCGGGTTTGGCTACGCCACGACGGATTACCAGGAGCTCCTGCGGGATGAAACCATCGGCCGGGTGATGATCACTACCCGGCATAACCTCCATGGCCGCCTGGTGGCTGAAGCCTTGGCCGCCGGTAAAGACGTGTTCGTGGAAAAGCCGCTCTGTCTCACCGAGGACGAACTGGCAGACATCGAGGCGATCTATGACCCCTCTCGGTTCCTCATGGTGGGCTTTAACCGCCGGTTTGCCCCCCTGGCCCAGGAGGTTAAGTCTTTCTTGAAAGGCCGGGTTACACCCCTGGTCATGATTTACCGAGTCAATGCCGGCTATATTCCCAACGAGAGCTGGGTGCATGACCCGGAGGTGGGGGGCGGCCGGATTCACGGTGAGGTCTGCCATTTCTTGGATTTTCTGTTGTATATGGCCGACTCCGAACCGGTGCAGGTCCACGCCACCGCTATCAGTGGCAGCCTGGGGAAGTATCGCCCTGATGATAACCTGTCCCTCACCCTGACCTTAAAGGACGGCTCGGTGGGCACCGTCATCTATACCGCCAAAGGTTCCAAATCCTTTTCCCGGGAACGCTTCGAGGTGTTCTGTGAAGACTCGGTGGGGATCATCGAAGATTTTCGGCGAGGGCAGTTGATTCAAGGCGGCCGCACCCGGCAGCTTAAAAAGTTCTCCAGGGACATGGGCTATCAGGCTGAAATGGAGGTCTTTCTCCGCGGGGCCCCGGCCTCTGCTCACTATCAGCAGTGGTTTAACAGCTATCTGGCCTCAACCCGTTTGACTCTCAAGGCCGTGGAAGCCCTGAGAACCGGAGAAACTGTGAAGCTCTAG